The Arachis hypogaea cultivar Tifrunner chromosome 14, arahy.Tifrunner.gnm2.J5K5, whole genome shotgun sequence DNA window ccagggtatgaacagatagGCAGAAcattgaagatgaagagaagaagatatGATGCATGTATAAGGAAATGAAATAACCTTTTAGCTTCTGACTTCTTGATACAGTTTGATGTgggtaggggtggcaaagcgggtcGTCCCGTCccaacccgccccgccccgccaactcAAATGGGTTCAATATGCTAGCCCGCcccgctttatggcggattggcgggctagcccgcttgactcttttttttttgaaaaataaaattcattaaaattaactaaaaaataataattaaaaaatcaaatacaaataaaaaatagtcaaattataatataatttttttactatcttttttttatttttaacttcaataaaattattcaaaataatatttgtcaaaagaacaatctttattttaaaaaacaagtTATATAATTTGAAcaaatatacgaaattgtaaaataaaataaataaagttaataactaaaagaagaataaaaacaaaaacaaaaataaaaaaagtgtttgaaaattctataattattaattttataatagtaatcactcttttatttaataaaaaaagaaaaataaaaatcttcggcCCAGCAGATCGGCCCgtcccgccccgccaaaacccgccaatttggcggtgTAGGTTTGGTGGATTTTTTTAATTGGTGGGCTCCAAATCCTAGCCCGACCCGCCCTTTTTAGCGGGTTTAACGGGTCGGCCCGACGGGTTCAACCCATTTTGCCACCCCTAGATGTGGGTGATTAGACTTCAACCTTTTGCTTAATCTTCTCTTTCTTGTTTCTTTGGTGAACAACTTAGGGACTAAGCTTTCTCTTACTTCTCTGATTTCTGACCAAGAGAAAAAAAGTGTACGTTGCTTTTGGTGAAAGCACATGGGTGGGATTTGCTTGCTATCAGGCTTGGATTGGGTTCTTTTCAAGCTCAGTCTGATGATTTCTTTGGTCCGTTTGATTTCATTTGCTTTGATTCCTTTTGGGCTGATTATTGATTCGTAGCCCACCAGTAGATTTCATTTGTTTCATATTGGGCTGCTACAACAATGATATTTGGCCTGCATCTCTCAACCACAATAATTAACCTTAAATTAGATAATTGCCTAATAAAATAATGTttttcatcattaattaatttagttaatttcttaactcaacaatacatttcttcataatctatatcggacctttgtgaaaaaccttatgccacaagtcgggctttgtagcgcacaactttatttttctcattttgttttctcacaaatacccatcggtatccaactggttttacatcttctggtgtacggactacaggtccaaagacttcacgttttgcaagtgagtctaactcaggcTTCAtgacttcttcccattttggccaatcatttctttgttgacattcttcaactgatcttggctcaagatccttactttcatgcatgatatttaatgccaccttatatgaaaatatttcattgacaattgtcttatttcggtcccatttctctcctgtaaagacataatttatcgagatctcgtcattttcacaattctcaggtacctgaacgtcttctggcgttaaaactatatcagaattttggacaactgcaggtgtctttactatgtctttttcaacaggaatagtatttaccactttttttttcgaggatttttgtctttgcaACCGATAGGCCtgtcacgcttctggcgtgaatttgttcAGTGTCTATTTGTCCGACTGGGAtctcaattcgaattggggcattttctgctagtatataagatttggttatcctctttgtatcggaaaatgcatcaggtaattcatttgctattctttgtaaatgtataatcttttgaacttctagttcacattaccctgatcgaggatctagatgcatcaaggatgatgcattccaattaattcctttttaggaagcttattctctccccctaatattgaaaattttgattcatcaaaatgacaatctgtaaatcgggctttaaatacatctccagtttgtatctcaagatacctcactatagagggagaatcatatccaacatatattcccaattttctttggggtcctattttggtgcgattaggtggtgcaatgggaacatatatcacacacccgaatattcttaaatgggaaatatttggctgctggccaaaagctaattgcatatgagagaactgatggtaactcattggcctcaaacgaataagtgctgcagcatgtaaaatagcatgcccccaaaccgaagttgggagatttgttctcacaAGTAAGGGTCTAGAAATTgattggaggcgcttaataagtgattctactaacccattttgtgtgtgaacataagctactggatgttcaacacttattccattagccatacaataagcatcaaatgcttgggaagtaaattcaccagtattatcaagacgaattgcttggATTGGATTTTCTAGAAGTTgtacttttaatcgaataatttgagcaagtaatcttgCAAACGCCAGGTtacgagaagataataagcacacatgtgaccatctcgaagatgcatctattagaaccataaaatatctaaaagatccacatggtggatgaataggtccatatatatcgccttgaatcctttctaggaattcaggagactcaaatccaatctttactggtgatgaccttaaaattaactttccctgagaacatgcagcacaacaaaattcactagatttaagaatcttctggttctttagtgaatgtccatgggagttttcaataattctccgcatcatggttgttcccagatgacccaatcggtcgtgccaagttatgaattcatttggactagtaaacttctggtttacaatggcatgtgattcaattttactaatcttggtataatataacccagataagagagagggtaatttttctaatataacctttttatttatatcatgagttgtgatacataagtactcatgatttccctcattcattgtttcaacaTGATATCtttttcggcgaatatctttgaaactcaacaagtttcttagagacttcgtagacaatagtgcattatttattatgaattttgttccttcagaaaacaaaattatagctcttccagagccttctatcacattgcctgagctaataatagtattaacatattcttcttttggcacaagatgggtaaagtatatattacttttgagaatggtgtgcaaaCTTGCACTATTCGGAAGGCAAACATCTTCactatatgtccttgccattctcttcaaagacaaataataataataaaataagaaaagtatatgcacataaaattattttcttgattgaaaatatttttctaagaagtatattatatactaaaaattttattattattatcttggcacattcagtaattttaaaattcataaatattttattaaacattatttacaaacatcatacttgaaattcagatgcatagaaaataaaacttaacaagaagtttcttatattatttatttacatgaatacttaacaatctcacatattaaactattccatcattgatcaaatgaccaatatttccttcaagatcGTCAaggaaatcagatacatcataatgagtggtggaattttcaacatcatttgaaagaaaatttgtttcctttcctttgtcatcctttttcaaagatgcttgataaagattgactaggtgccttggggtacgacaggtacgcgaccaatagccatttccaccacaacggaaacacttatcttctgttaatttattttgcccagagtttctttctttatctcacttctggtgagatcctttcttgtgaacataattctgattccttccataattttttttgttactaaaaccttaccatttacctcttctgaggtaatgatttgccgcatttactttaGAAAATGcagcggcgccagctgggcgcgcttcatgattctttaagagtaatttattgttgcgttcagcaacaagaaggtaagaaattaactcagaatacttttaaaatccttttttctcgatactgctgctgcaggagcacattcgaggcatggaaggtcgagaaagttttctctaacatatcattatcagatatctttttcccacataatttcattcgtgaggtcattcgaaacattgctgaattatattcatttatggatttaaaatcttgtagatgcaagtgcgtccattcatatcggatttgaggaagtatcactgtcttttgatgattatacattTTTTCAAGGTCTTTCTACAGatttgcaggatcttttaatgtgagatattcatttttcaatccttcgtcaagatgaccaCGAAGAAAAATTATGgccttggctttatccttctgagatacattattttcagccttaatggtatctccaagatccattgaatcaagatggatttcaacatctaatatccatgataaatagttgtttctagatatatcaagaacattgaattcaagatgagaaaatttcgacataatgaaaatttgttacctgagtctttctAAAATTTGATAAGAGTCTTGTGCTGATAatgtgttgtgaaataaataaataaggaagagataatatatataaaataaagaagtataaTTAGTTAATTCTAATAGTAATATTCACTATAATTACTATttcaatataatatatatatatatatatatatatatatatatatatatatatatatatatatatatatataaaagagagagggcattttaaaagtataaagagAGAAGAAACTATTTTGTTATTACTTGTGTATATTCTTTTTGCCTCATACATACTTTTTTATAGGCATACAAAACTTGCTTTTCAAACCTCATTAATTCTCTTCAATATAAAAATTTGTTCctttcaacataaaaaaaattgaattgctGGTTAATGGACATCCATTCTTATCATAACAAATTATTAATTGAGTAAAACCCCTCCCCGGTCCCTAACCATTTACGAAATTGACCTGGCGTCCCCTCACCATTAGAAATTAACAACGCGGTCCTTAACCATTCTCTCCGTGTGACCAAAAGGACCCTCTTACCGGTACTTCCGGTTAAGAGGGTTCTTTCGGTCACACGGGGAGAATGGATAAGGACCGTGTTGTTATTTTCTAATGGTGAGGGGATCGGGGAGGGATTTTActtaaaattagaaagaaaaaaagcatTGTTTTAAGTTTTGCATCTAATGCATTCTGCCATATTTTACATGTGGACAGAGAGCAAACAACGTTAAACTTAATAGATAGCACGAAATCATTAACAACGAGACTTAACATAAAAGTGATAATTATTTGGGTTGATTAAGCATTATTATGTCTTGGATTCAGGGTTTTAAGAATGACATATATGTTCTATATTGTTgaacctaaataaaaaaaaaaagttagtccAAGATTATTATTCCATACACCTTTTTCtagaaaaattaaactatttttctTATTAGAGAAATTAAATTCATCAACCATAATTTTAATAGTAGGGTTACACGTAGAGACTAAATattctttttagatttttagaagtAATATTTGTTTCATTcaaaatgttcgtgatatgacgaattaattttaatttaattttacgtattttaattttgtttatttagttactaatttgaattttatgtaAGAGGATCTAGAGTTTTCTTTATTTAACCTAAAGTTGAGTGAGTTTCTTCGATTTAATTTTCAAACCAGTGAACAAATTAGATTGAGGTATTTATTTCTTGTTGCATCAAGAAATTGAATATAAAGAGAATCAGttgattttttattcaatttcttgATGCAACGAGAAAGAAATACCTCAATCTAATTTGTTCACTGGTTTAGAAATTAAATCGAAGAAACTCACCCAATTTTAGGTTAAATAAAGAAAACTCTAAATCTTCtgacataaaattcaaattagtaactaaatagacaaaattaaaatacgtaaaattaaattaaaattaattcgtcATATCACCAACATTTGAATGAAACAAATATCacttctaaaaatctaaaaaaaatatttagtctCTACGTGTAACCCTACTATTAAAATATTTAGTCTCTAATCATCTAGAAAAGGACATGGCGCCCCCTgactattagaaaataataacACGGTCCTTATCCATTCTCTCGTGTGGCTGAAAGGACCCTCTTGTCGGTTTTTAGGTAAAAAGTAACCGGAAGTACCGGTAAGAAGGTCTTTTTGGTCACACGGAGAGAATGATTAAGGACCGCGTTGTTAATTTCTAATGGTGAGAGGGCGCCATGTCAATTTCGTAAATGGTTAGGGAATGGGGAGGGGTTTTACTCTTATTCATTTTATGCAATATAGTTTGGTCAGAAGAGTCAAACagcctttaaaatcactaaaattaaatttcaaattcaattatgtgATCTGCGAAGACACTCCAACCAGCAAGCAAGACGAGAAAGAGACTCCATTCTTTCGTGGTTCAGTTCAACACTTAAACCAGAGGCTCTGTTGCTtgctcataattttttattaaatcatATTCTAACTCTAATATCTCCCTtttatccttcttcttcttctgcttcaatttatttcttggaaAATTGAGAAATGTCAATGGGGAACGAGTCAAGTTGGGTTGGGAAGAAGCCTATCAGGCGCATTGGTGGCATGTCCGACGCACTCTCCATCGCCGCCGATCTTGGTTTCTCCGTCTCCGCTTCCCAACTACCGCCTCAGGTACGCATACTTCATTCATTCAGATTCCGCATTTATCTTGTTTCACTGAAATTACGGTTTTGCCACCAACTCTCTCTGTTTCTAGGAATCTTCTCTTCCTAGTAGCGGCGAAAAGGGCGAGGACTTGGTCAGGGTTTTGAGGGAACTAACCACTGTTCAACGCAAGATCGCGGATTTGCAAGTCGAACTTCAAGGACGCaaggttttttcttcttctattctgtacctttttctattttattttattattatactttaaagtttaaacaaGTTTGTGGGTAAAATGGTAAATTATGTTGATCTTCCCAGTATCGCTATACTGAAATCCATTGTAGTGTTTTCGCATTCTGCAAATTACATTCATGTTAAGTATAATTTTTTGTGAATTATGTGAAAATATTGCCTAATTTGTAGGGGAGATTTGTTAGTTTCTCTTTATGATTGATGTAAGAGTTCATAAGATTTGTGAAATTGTGTAGGATGATAAGAATGTTGCGCATTTGACGCATGTGAGtgaaatggaaaagaaaattgaGACTTTGGGGAGGATTACCGCCATACTGAAAGATGTTATCCAGAATAAGGTAATGTGGCTGTGCCCTCCATTATACCTGCTTTCAGTATTTTTTCCTTTTTCGGTAGTTTCCGTGGATTAGTTCATTAGGAATAAATTGATTTACCGAATTTAATGTTGCAGGATCGCATCATAGCTCGCCTGCAGCAGCCTTATTCTCTTGATTGCATTCCTGTAGAAGCAGAATTTCAGGTTGGTGAAATCATAATTGCTATTTATTACTGATTTATAGCAAAAATTACTCCATGCAAAATTGTTAATTTAGGGGGGCGGGTGAATGGTTTTTGATTGTGTTAGTAGCATTACTCATTGGCAGGGAGAGACACTTCATTATCTTGTGTTGTAGTTGGTGATGTAGCAAGATTTAGTCCATAGCATGATAAGTATATTTGTTGGCTTGAATTAAACTTGCTAACTGGAAGTTTCAGCTCTATGGGGTAAAATAATTGGAATTAGTTGGCTTCTCCACTGCTGCTGTAGATGCTAGATAGTTTTCAGGCTTATGTTTACGCACTCTGTCGTGTTAGCTTCTTGAATTCATTCAATTATTCTCAGTGCCTGAGTTGTTGAGCTGAAGTTTTTTGGAGCGAAATGTGTGTATACTTGTAATGTAAAGATGAAATTTGTATCTGAAGACTAAAATATGATATTTTGGAATCATAACAATTCCTATGATACTACCTTTAACTTCACATGTATAATTAGTCCTTTTTCCCTTTAATTTTACATATTTATAGAATTGTCTAGATTATTAATCTTGGGGGAAAGCATGAATTAATCCAACTTTTACCTTATATCCACACCATGCACTTTTAGTTGAAAATTGATGTAATGCTGAACTATTGATTCATGAGAATAGACTTCTATTTAAGAATGTTTTAACGCCTTCTGTCATATATATTTCTTCAACTCTTGCAGAAACAATTCTCTGAACTACTGATGAAGGCAGCTAGTGATTATGGTGCCTTGACAGCATCAGTGGCAGATTTTCAGTGGAGTCAGAATTTCAAGGAACCTCCTTCAGTTTGGGGGGTATGTTTCTACAGTATATTTATTGTGGCAACATCTTGTCATAAATCATTAGTTAATTTATATTTGCATCCATGAACCCTTATTTGATATGATAAGTATACCAGTAGATAGTAAATACTACAAAATGGAGGTTCTCCTAAGAGGCTTTCTGTCTGTTGCATATTCTGAAGGTTTTATCAATTGTTTTCAAAGGCAACTGGTGCAAAACTGGAATTGATTTTAGGCCATCCCAGATCGAATAATGACATAAGGAAAATGCTAATTGGACAACTAGAAAAGAGCCAACAACCAAGAACTGCAAAATATAGTTTTTTTCCTTGTAGTTATTGGTTGTTAGCTTTTTGTTTCTAATCAAATTAGCATTTCCTAATGAGTAATGACACAAATAAATTTATATACTTGCAGTTTTTTACCTTTTCTTTTATCCTTATAGGAAATGCTTCGACCCATTCCAGTAGCTTTGGCATCTTGCACTCGCTTCTTTGAAGCAATGTCTGCCACAAGAGAGTCATTTGCAGCCCTTCAGAAATTGAGAGTGGGTCAATTTGATTCCCCTATACCAAGTACTCCGGCCAGAGATCCTTCCCAAAGACTGCCCGGAGTTTCTGATTGTCTGACTCCACCTCCAATGGAAAACTGAAGCAAACCTCGATGAGATAGTTGTCAGAAATTGAAGGAAGTAAGAATTAGTTCAACAAGCACCATGATTCAAACAACTAGGTGAGTGTTATAGGATCTTCTTGTGCCCTTTCTCAGTTGAAGAAGAGTTTACTTCATCCAACTGTTTGTGCAGATCAACTGTTTTAACTTGATTTACCAAAAATCTTTCATGATTACTATGTGAAAAACTCCAatagttttgtaattctgcaAGGCTTGTGACCAAAACGCATTGTATACATGTACATCTAAAACCCAGCATTAACTGTTGTGTTGTGCCTGAATCAGCTTTTAGTCTTTTACACTCTGAATGTACAAAGTAGAGACTTATTTTCTTTCTCCTAACTTTATTCTGTCTTGGTAACCTTTTAGCTTGACAGGTGAGCTGTTAAATGATCAATATggagtttttataataaaaaggTTACCAATATGTTGCAACTCTTATGGTCGTAGccaagaaattgaaagatgaaataTATAGTAGAGGAGAAAAAGACGTCTTAAATACAAGTGAATGAAAAACGGTAATTACATTCAGTTACAATAGaatctatatttatattttaattatttaatcatttatatatgattaaaaaaatgtaGTCAGATCTAAAGAATCACAATAAACCATTCTTATGTTTGATAGTGTCACTTTAcacattttgttttttttatattgtatgtttgtatagatttgtaaaaaaaaaaattattattaaaataagaatgaCAACATCTATTCATTGTAATTTATTATgattagagaaaaggacaaataggacTTTGACCTTTTGATCCGTAAACATTTAAGTTTTCgagaatttgaaaatacatttaagttctTTACCTTTTCAAAACCTGGATATATCGATTCCTAATGTTCACTTGGGTCTATTAGAAGAAACAGAAAAATCAAACGTGACTCCCATTGTACTGACCTGGTTGATACGGATGTACACGTGGAAGAGTTTTTAAAATTGGACAAATTAAATTCAGGGATCAATATGTCCAGAGTTTAAAGAGGTCaggaatttaaatatatttttaaattttcaggaACTTAAATGTTCGCGGACCAAAAAGTCAAGGAttgatttgtccttttctcttatgATTATGAAAGATACCTAGAAAAGCTTGTTAGTAGAACGGAATGTACTTGAAAAAATGATAAGATATAAAATAGGTAATGACTGAAGCAAATTATGAGATAGGTTTTAAAGTAGTCCGTGAACTTGCACTCGAGTTTCAAAGTGATCCTTGAagttaataattactcaaattcgtCCTCGAAATTGTCCTCCGGGACTCATAGTAGTCCCTAAAGTAATTTCCGTTCATCCTTACCATTGAAAAAGACTAAAACAACAtcgttttatatttattaaaaaaaaaaaaagaagaaaaacatgcTCTTGACATCTCCCCTCTCTCCTATCACTCTGCTGCTATTGACTTTGCTCTCTTTACTCCCACCTGTCTCAACTTCGGCCTACCACTCTTACGGcggccgccaccaccaccaccacaatcATCTTTGCCATTGCCTCCATCGACGGTGAGCTCAACTCGGTCACATCCAAGGCACTGTGCGAGCCTACAGGAGAAGAGGAGCTCAGCAATGGCGTCATGGCGAAGCTTGAATTTCTTGGGGCAATCGGAAGCGGCCACCATGATGGCGTTGTCAATGATGCTGAATATATATGTCGGAATTTGCCTTCCTGAAGTAACTCCTCCAGTGATCCTGTGACGCTGTTGAGTTCATCGTCGTCACGAAGATCGATACTGGATCCAAGGATTTAAAAAAACCTCAATCGACAAATCACCAAATAGAGTCTCAAAATTGAGATTGTGATGATGCCATTAATATGCAGGATCAGAAGAATTAGAAGGTATTAgatgaattttggattgaggtcgtcgaattattattattattattattattattattattattattattattattaatgttttttCTTTAAATGAATCTTCTCAAAGTGATGACTCCAACCAATTCTTCCTGCCCATTTATTGCATAAATCCTGTGAATAAACTGAGAAGAAAGTGTATGGATTACACTCCCCAGCGTCGCATCAGGCTTGCATGTTATGGGCCGTGCAAATTTTCCAGTTTCTTGGGTTGCTGCAGCAGTTTTGTTCCTGAAATCATTCATAGTAAGTTTCCTTAAAGTCAAAATAAAAGGATGGTGAAGACCACTAATCAATCAGTTTTCAACGAGCTTTTATGATTGCcataaggaagaaagaaaagaaaaaggggaacTGGATATGGGTtggagaaagaaaaggaaaagggaaactGGGGAAGGGAAAAAGAAGCGTGGAAGGGAAAGAGAAGGGGAATTGGGAAAGGGTTCCGGGAGGGGAGAGGTCAAGAgcgtgtttttctttttttttttaataaatacaaaacgaTGTCGTTTTAGTCTTTTTTAATGGTAATGATGAAACTTTAGGGACTACTACGAGTCTCGGAGGACAATTTCAAGAATgaattttagtaattattaacTTTAAGGATCACTTTGAGTCTCGAGTAcaagttcagggactactttaAAACCCATCTCAGCAAATTATAGGTAATGACAGAAGCATATGCGTCTATGACAACCCATGACTACAAGGTAATATAATTACACAATTTCAACACCTACTCAAACTATTCCAGGTCCACAATGGGTTTATCAGCTAATGTATAGAGACTTGGGGTGAAACAAAGAGATGATACGCAACACTTTCCCTCAACGAATAGTTGCCTCTATTCTACAAACTTCTACTTGCAATCATGATGATGAATTAGTTTGGTCATTTTAGATGAAAGAAACATATAATTGAGTTTGAATAGAAAGTTGCATTTCAGTTGCTCCATGAACAAACAAATATGCTTCCAGATTACACGCAGAACAAGAAGAACTAGAGTGCATTGCGCGACATGCGTATGTCTCAAAGTGTGTGTTCATATAGAAGTTGGTGGACGAAGTTTTCTTGTGAAAACAAAGCTCAACCAGTGAATACTCTCAATTTCATCTATCTAGCTAGTTTATGatctagaattaaaatttgtacaCTTTTGGTTTGCTGGTTGTTATGCATCTCTCAGCCAATTTGGGACCTACTAGGATTAGGCAGAACTATACCTCATGATCCCTTTCTTGTTTCTTCACACTAATTAAGAGAgcaaattaattgataatttctATAACTAAATTGATGTATAGAGAAAGCTACATTTAGTGGCTGTTAGCTGCTGGCACATGTTGATATCTCGAATGCTGggtcaataatttatttttataattaagttaaactaagtcttttttctttttcttatgtctttttttcctttttcagttAGCTTTTATTGTGGGAATAAATTGTTAGACCAACTTAACTATacttaattactaaaataatttagttatgtAGCATCATGACTCACATTACTATGACGAGTTAAATTTGAAAATAGTTCTTGAAATTGGCGTCGTGTACTAAAATCGTCATTGAGATTCTAATTGCACTAATTACCCACGTTAATCCCTGGTCAATTTTTCGCTAACGACATGATGACGTGGGTTGTTAGTAACACGTGTCACTCtatgatttggccacgtgtaatggtatgatgatgtgttgACCAGTGACAGGTGGCATACTgacgtggatggttgtgccacgtgtcacagtgctatttggccacgtgtctgtttgtgccacgtgtcgcaacaaTATTTGTCCAagtgtcatccattatgtcatcattgtagatgcaCTAAATTAGTCCTTCACTTTGCGTTAAGTGActtattttagtccctgaaattgaatgtcgtgtacCAAACTAATCCCTTCACCAATTTTTTACATTttccctttttttaaaaaataaaaaattttcaatatcttggatgcactaatttcaattttattttttcacatatcgtttaaatacaagtgcttttatcaaaatttttaagattttagttttaattatataatttttttctgtaataatttaacattggtaaTTTTGTAATAcataagtatgttattataaaaaaagaattatatgattgattagacatattttttcattaaaaaatatgtttttgacaggaaatcaagaattaaaatacacatttTTTTCGATTCTTATGAAATACACGTTTTCGTTATGTGTAATGGGCTAGACTGAAGGCACTTCAAGCACCCtcactaccatctccgacctcttcAGTCTAAGACGAAAGAGATCGGAAATGATAATGGGGTGCTTGAAATATCTTCACGTCAACTCT harbors:
- the LOC112741907 gene encoding AUGMIN subunit 2 — its product is MSMGNESSWVGKKPIRRIGGMSDALSIAADLGFSVSASQLPPQESSLPSSGEKGEDLVRVLRELTTVQRKIADLQVELQGRKDDKNVAHLTHVSEMEKKIETLGRITAILKDVIQNKDRIIARLQQPYSLDCIPVEAEFQKQFSELLMKAASDYGALTASVADFQWSQNFKEPPSVWGEMLRPIPVALASCTRFFEAMSATRESFAALQKLRVGQFDSPIPSTPARDPSQRLPGVSDCLTPPPMEN